From the Entelurus aequoreus isolate RoL-2023_Sb linkage group LG13, RoL_Eaeq_v1.1, whole genome shotgun sequence genome, the window AGTCAAAAGAAGTTGAGCTATTCTGGGTATTTTACTTGCCTGATTTGTTATGCGGGTAAGTTTTGTTGTGGTGGTGACAGTGGCAgatcttttaaaaaatgttaaaatgtatttgttgacATTAAAAATCCTTAAGTGTCCTGAGAAAATGAAGGCGCTGTTGTGCCTTTTTGTAGACCAAGTCAACATGTGAGAAGAACATGCAAGTGTCATTCTCCAtcccaatatttttttaaattctgtatCATTTGACAATATTTCAACACAAGCTACTCAGGAAGACGTTCATTATCTGTTGTGCATCTGCATGTGTGCCATTAAATAGTCATTTCGAGCGAATGCTGTAGCACAAACTgaacaggaaaagggtttttccccagtgtgtattctcatgtgtttaaCCATGTTTGGATTTGAAGTGAATTTTTTTCCACAAACGGAGcaactaaaaggtttttctccagtgtgtgtcctTTGATGTTCAATCAAAGATACTTTTTTGATCAACATTTTGCCACAAATATTGCAACAAAAACGTTTTTCTCTTGTATGCGTCCTCGTGTGATTCACCATATTTGACTTGGTAGAAAAACTTTTATCGCACATCgagcaactgaaaggtttttctcctgtgtgcgtgcGTTTGTGTGCTGTCAAACTGCTGTGTTGGGAAAATGATTTAGAACAAAGTAAGCACGAATAGGGTTTTTCccctgtgtgtattctcatgtgtgacaCCATGCTGGACATGGCAGAgaaacttttaccacaaactgaacacacgAAAGGTTTCTCTCCTGTATGAGTAAATTTATGCTGAATTAAAATATCATTTCGAGAAAATCTTTTACTACAGACTGAACAGCTATAGGGTTTCTCTCCTTTGTGTGCCCGCATGTGTCGAGTCAAGTCCCAACTATGAAAGAAGCTTTTCGCACAAACTGAGCAGAGCAAACCCTTTTTGCCCATTTTCTTTTcggagcattcagagtgtttattttctgtttgagtcctcatatcaccctTACAGTCTGTATTGCTGTTCAAAAGTCGCTGTTCATCCTCAGGAGCGCTTAATGTGTCCTCGTTATCCGAATCTAAGAGGTTGTATGCTTCTGATTCttcacagtggcctccatcaacTTCTGTTATGTGTTGTGGTGAGCAGCTGCTTGGAGGGTCCATCTCTCTGCCCTCctcacttggactgtgatgaagctgtgagaaCTCCTGCGGTttgtcttcagtcttcacagggacaccagtcagtGTCCACTTGGTGAGATCTGTCTCCTCCTGAGTGACGCATAGTTCCTCCTTTTCTTCTTTAACATGGGCGGGCTGTGGttcctcctgcttcaaagtggagctctcACCTTTCGGTTGTAGAGGAAATCCATCTGGACGACAAATCACCTGCTGGACATCtgcaaacaacacaaacacactttctTTCAGGCATGTTAAGTATTATGACATATGTAGACGGACCAAAATGTCTACAACATGTGGACAACACAGCAAACATCAGACAATGGgacatgataacaataataacaacaatatgacagcctttggtggtgtttgtTTTACAAACTATGCACAGCTGTGTGTGAATTGGTCACCCATGTAAACAATAAAAGGGTGGAGGCGTAGTCTCTGCTGCAAACCATAGCCCGAacctaaatatttaaataatttgacGTTCTTACTATGACGTTTGCTGCTCCACTACTGCTCTGACTGTTATTTATTGCCCTCCTGGGCCTTATTCAGACTTTATCAgcaaattctcagagtttgttgctgttaCAATCTATcatgcagataatataattataatgggaaaTCTAAATTTTCACATGAATACCCCGTTAGACCTTCCGAGACAAATGTGGTCTTACTCAAATAATATATGAACCACACATCTCAACGGTTATACGATAGACCTTTGGTCCTCCCATACACCAAAACAACGTCCGATCACTACCTCATAAAATTTGAAATTCTGACCCATTGTCAACAATCTGAGaataaccaatgctttagcagcTGTAACATTAATGCTGCTACAACTACAACTCTCTCCGGCCTACCGCCCTCGATAATGACACCGTTCtccaattatgtgggctctatagaTAGCTTCACTGATGACTATAATGATGCCTTGCGCAACGCCTTTGAGAGTATTGCACCGTTAAAAATAAAagacccctaaaaggcgtacgtACCCACTGGCTCACAGAAGAAACCAGACCTATTaaacgatcatgtagaaagctgggcTGCAAATGGCATGTGACTATAGGTATTTTT encodes:
- the LOC133663316 gene encoding oocyte zinc finger protein XlCOF6.1-like encodes the protein MCERTIAEYEEELCRTKEENERQHEPLDSIFRTHQVVSHNADVQQVICRPDGFPLQPKGESSTLKQEEPQPAHVKEEKEELCVTQEETDLTKWTLTGVPVKTEDKPQEFSQLHHSPSEEGREMDPPSSCSPQHITEVDGGHCEESEAYNLLDSDNEDTLSAPEDEQRLLNSNTDCKGDMRTQTENKHSECSEKKMGKKGLLCSVCAKSFFHSWDLTRHMRAHKGEKPYSCSVCSKRFSRNDILIQHKFTHTGEKPFVCSVCGKSFSAMSSMVSHMRIHTGEKPYSCLLCSKSFSQHSSLTAHKRTHTGEKPFSCSMCDKSFSTKSNMVNHTRTHTREKRFCCNICGKMLIKKVSLIEHQRTHTGEKPFSCSVCGKKFTSNPNMVKHMRIHTGEKPFSCSVCATAFARNDYLMAHMQMHNR